A genomic window from Nocardioides rotundus includes:
- a CDS encoding NYN domain-containing protein gives MDNDTTGTERIAVLIDADNTSAKYAEEILQELAKYGTPTVKRAYGDFRSPHLSGWNKALNANAIRPMQQHAYTVGKNSSDSALIIDAMDLLYAGNVEAFAIVSSDSDFTSLATRLRESGKTVYGLGRRKTPASLQAAVNKFVYLEVLAEADDEEEKSAEPSEGTANGETSDEAPAKRVNLQSALTKAINATSRDDGWSTLSAVGQTINRTHAAFDPRDFGHQKLSTLVAAQGYLETETTEGRMLVRLKQKRKAPAKKAAKAPAKRTTAQKSAATTARTR, from the coding sequence GTGGACAACGACACGACCGGGACCGAGCGGATCGCCGTACTCATCGACGCGGACAACACCTCGGCGAAGTACGCCGAAGAGATCCTGCAGGAGCTGGCGAAGTACGGCACCCCCACGGTCAAGCGCGCCTACGGCGACTTCCGCTCCCCGCACCTGAGCGGGTGGAACAAGGCGCTCAACGCGAACGCGATCCGGCCGATGCAGCAGCACGCCTACACCGTCGGCAAGAACTCCAGCGACTCCGCGCTCATCATCGACGCGATGGACCTGCTCTACGCCGGGAACGTCGAGGCGTTCGCGATCGTCTCCAGCGACTCCGACTTCACCAGCCTGGCCACCCGGCTGCGCGAGTCCGGCAAGACCGTCTACGGCCTCGGGCGCCGCAAGACGCCGGCGTCCCTGCAGGCGGCGGTGAACAAGTTCGTCTACCTCGAGGTGCTCGCCGAGGCCGACGACGAGGAGGAGAAGTCGGCCGAGCCGTCGGAGGGTACGGCGAACGGCGAGACCTCCGACGAGGCGCCGGCCAAGCGGGTGAACCTGCAGTCCGCGCTGACCAAGGCGATCAACGCCACCTCCCGCGACGACGGGTGGAGCACCCTGTCCGCCGTCGGCCAGACGATCAACCGCACCCACGCGGCCTTCGACCCGCGGGACTTCGGCCACCAGAAGCTCAGCACCCTGGTCGCCGCGCAGGGCTACCTGGAGACCGAGACGACCGAGGGCCGGATGCTGGTGCGGCTCAAGCAGAAGCGGAAGGCCCCGGCGAAGAAGGCGGCGAAGGCTCCGGCGAAGAGGACGACGGCTCAGAAGTCGGCCGCCACGACTGCACGAACTCGGTGA
- a CDS encoding acyl-CoA dehydrogenase family protein, whose amino-acid sequence MTHEVFNQVPPLVGHNTAADPALREGVEREGAAWALPEIDELGRLAGTEEARDWGRLAERVPPRLHTHDRYGHRVDEVEYVPAYHRLMETAVEHGLHGAPWADDRPGAHVARAARFMTWSVDAGHGCPISMTYAVVPALRANPELAARFEPLLTNRTYDPGLRDPETKRGLIAGMSMTEKQGGSDVRANTTTAVPQADGTHVLRGHKWFTSAPMSDLFLTLAQTDAGVTCFLVPRVLPGGEANAMRFVRLKDKLGNRSNASSEIEYDAAVGWLVGEEGRGVRTIVEMVNMTRLDCVIGAAAGMRTALTAAAHHARHRSAFGRLLVDQPLMRNVLADLAVESEAATTVMMRLAGANDRAVRGDEGEAALRRIALAVTKYHVCKRAPMAVGEALECLGGNGYIEDFDLARVYREMPLLSIWEGSGNVAALDALRAMAREPHTVDAFFAEADLAAGADARYDDALARLRKELTSFDDIELRARRIVEQMALVLQGSQLLRHAPAAVADAFCATRLDRDWGGAFGTLPAGLDLAPILERTETGYAARVAS is encoded by the coding sequence ATGACGCACGAGGTCTTCAACCAGGTCCCGCCACTGGTCGGGCACAACACGGCCGCCGACCCCGCGCTGCGCGAGGGCGTGGAGCGCGAGGGCGCCGCCTGGGCCCTGCCGGAGATCGACGAGCTCGGTCGTCTCGCCGGCACCGAGGAGGCCCGCGATTGGGGCCGGCTCGCCGAGCGGGTCCCGCCGCGCCTGCACACCCACGACCGCTACGGCCACCGGGTCGACGAGGTGGAGTACGTCCCGGCCTACCACCGGCTGATGGAGACCGCCGTCGAGCACGGCCTGCACGGCGCCCCCTGGGCCGACGACCGGCCGGGCGCGCACGTCGCGCGCGCGGCGAGGTTCATGACCTGGTCGGTCGACGCCGGCCACGGCTGTCCGATCTCGATGACCTACGCCGTCGTCCCGGCGCTGCGGGCGAACCCGGAGCTGGCCGCCCGCTTCGAGCCGCTGCTCACCAACCGGACCTACGACCCCGGGCTGCGCGACCCCGAGACCAAGCGCGGCCTGATCGCCGGCATGTCGATGACCGAGAAGCAGGGCGGCTCCGACGTGCGGGCGAACACCACGACCGCCGTACCCCAGGCCGACGGCACCCATGTCCTGCGGGGCCACAAGTGGTTCACCAGCGCGCCGATGAGCGACCTGTTCCTCACCCTGGCCCAGACCGACGCAGGCGTCACCTGCTTCCTCGTGCCGCGCGTCCTGCCCGGCGGCGAGGCCAACGCGATGCGCTTCGTCCGGCTCAAGGACAAGCTCGGCAACCGCTCCAACGCGTCCTCGGAGATCGAGTACGACGCCGCCGTCGGCTGGCTGGTGGGCGAGGAGGGGCGCGGCGTGCGCACCATCGTGGAGATGGTCAACATGACCCGGCTGGACTGCGTGATCGGCGCCGCCGCCGGCATGCGGACGGCGCTCACCGCGGCCGCGCACCACGCCCGCCACCGCTCCGCCTTCGGCAGGCTCCTGGTCGACCAGCCGCTGATGCGCAACGTGCTCGCCGACCTCGCTGTGGAGTCCGAGGCGGCGACCACCGTGATGATGCGGCTCGCCGGAGCCAACGACCGCGCGGTCCGCGGCGACGAGGGCGAGGCCGCGCTGCGCAGGATCGCGCTCGCCGTGACGAAGTACCACGTCTGCAAGCGCGCGCCGATGGCCGTCGGCGAGGCGCTGGAGTGCCTCGGCGGCAACGGATACATCGAGGACTTCGACCTGGCCCGCGTCTACCGCGAGATGCCGCTGCTCTCCATCTGGGAGGGCTCGGGCAACGTCGCGGCCCTGGATGCGCTGCGCGCGATGGCCCGCGAGCCGCACACCGTCGACGCGTTCTTCGCCGAGGCCGACCTGGCTGCGGGGGCGGACGCGAGGTACGACGACGCGCTGGCCCGGCTGCGCAAGGAGCTCACCTCCTTCGACGACATCGAGCTGCGCGCTCGCCGGATCGTGGAGCAGATGGCGCTGGTCCTCCAGGGCTCCCAGCTGCTGCGGCACGCCCCGGCCGCCGTCGCCGACGCGTTCTGTGCGACCCGTCTGGACCGCGACTGGGGCGGGGCCTTCGGCACGCTGCCGGCCGGCCTCGACCTCGCGCCGATCCTGGAGCGCACCGAGACCGGCTACGCCGCGCGGGTCGCCAGCTGA
- a CDS encoding GIY-YIG nuclease family protein has protein sequence MTASLTGELTFGHLLAAAGLDPRDVVVIRHTYTPGGLQSEADLTPERLLAYTRRQGAGPNHKLGKVPRPLWLCFMADGRRRSRYLVAYENHGEVVEERTEDLRFFDLRPSEALSALAHRLVVEWSKDAVNWAKSGESASTFPVVEIADPEVVAFPGFDSVLLTYSELQTMVEDSRYAAWRTALGSVQGIYLIADTRDGRLYVGKADGGERILGRWSQYAKDAHGGNVALKELAVDPSHRQHLQFSILRVFGPSVPTAEVDAAEAHYKRAMLTRKFGLNRN, from the coding sequence GTGACGGCCTCGCTGACGGGTGAACTCACCTTCGGTCACCTGCTCGCTGCCGCGGGACTCGACCCGAGGGACGTGGTGGTCATCCGCCATACCTACACACCAGGCGGCCTGCAGAGCGAGGCCGACCTCACGCCGGAGAGGCTCCTCGCCTACACGCGGCGGCAGGGCGCGGGACCCAACCACAAGCTCGGCAAGGTGCCCCGCCCGCTGTGGCTCTGCTTCATGGCTGACGGCAGGAGGCGGTCGCGCTACCTCGTCGCCTACGAGAACCACGGGGAGGTCGTGGAGGAGCGGACTGAGGATCTGCGCTTCTTCGACCTCCGCCCCTCCGAGGCGCTCAGTGCCCTCGCTCACCGCCTCGTGGTCGAGTGGTCCAAGGACGCCGTGAACTGGGCGAAGAGTGGCGAGAGCGCGTCGACCTTCCCGGTTGTGGAGATTGCTGACCCCGAGGTGGTCGCCTTCCCCGGCTTCGACAGTGTGTTGCTCACCTACAGCGAGCTGCAGACCATGGTGGAGGACTCACGCTACGCGGCGTGGCGCACCGCCCTCGGCTCTGTGCAGGGCATCTATCTGATCGCCGACACACGGGACGGCAGGCTCTATGTCGGCAAGGCGGATGGTGGCGAGCGCATCCTCGGGCGGTGGAGCCAGTACGCGAAGGACGCCCACGGCGGCAACGTCGCGCTCAAGGAGCTGGCCGTCGACCCCAGCCACCGCCAGCACTTGCAGTTCAGCATCCTGCGGGTGTTCGGTCCGAGCGTGCCGACCGCCGAGGTGGACGCCGCGGAGGCGCACTACAAGCGAGCGATGCTCACGCGGAAGTTCGGGCTCAACCGAAACTGA
- a CDS encoding LysR family transcriptional regulator gives MRLDQLDYLTAVTRHGSLRRASEELHLSQPALSEAISKLERDLGVTLLDRRRSGARISHEGRELLPHLAEVSEAVARLRTAAGGVPGARVVRVGTVGAATSTLLAPAVQAMRAECPQASVEVTSLQQAEIDERLVEGTLHLGLVNTLDGDDDPAGLRSTPLLHGQAVVVLPSGHPLTAGDTVSVEDLRAHPFVAMREGYLMARVARRVFGEHPPAVRFTTDGADLGKLMVAEGAGLALLPGFSVDGDPLHRSGQITHRPLSGTSPAVTLRLRSRAGASRLPEPVQVLGRSLRQLATRAA, from the coding sequence ATGCGCCTGGACCAGCTCGACTACCTGACCGCCGTCACCCGCCACGGCTCGCTGCGCCGCGCCAGCGAGGAGCTGCACCTGTCCCAGCCGGCGCTCAGCGAGGCGATCAGCAAGCTGGAGCGCGACCTCGGGGTGACGCTGCTCGACCGGCGGCGCTCGGGGGCGCGGATCTCGCACGAGGGCCGCGAGCTGCTGCCGCACCTGGCCGAGGTGAGCGAGGCGGTGGCGCGGTTGCGTACGGCGGCCGGCGGCGTCCCGGGTGCCCGGGTCGTCCGGGTGGGGACCGTCGGCGCGGCCACCTCGACCCTGCTCGCGCCCGCGGTGCAGGCGATGCGCGCCGAGTGCCCCCAGGCCAGCGTGGAGGTCACCAGCCTGCAGCAGGCCGAGATCGACGAGCGGCTGGTCGAGGGCACCCTGCACCTGGGCCTGGTCAACACCCTGGACGGGGACGACGACCCGGCCGGGCTGCGCAGCACTCCCCTGCTGCACGGCCAGGCCGTGGTGGTGCTGCCGTCCGGGCACCCGCTCACCGCGGGCGACACCGTGAGCGTGGAGGACCTGCGGGCCCACCCGTTCGTGGCGATGCGCGAGGGATACCTGATGGCGCGGGTGGCGCGACGGGTCTTCGGCGAGCACCCGCCCGCCGTACGCTTCACCACCGACGGGGCCGACCTGGGCAAGCTGATGGTGGCCGAGGGCGCCGGGCTGGCGCTGCTGCCCGGCTTCAGCGTGGACGGCGACCCGCTGCACCGCTCGGGGCAGATCACCCACCGGCCGCTGTCCGGCACCTCGCCCGCCGTCACCCTGCGGCTGCGCAGCCGGGCCGGGGCGTCACGCCTGCCCGAGCCGGTGCAGGTGCTCGGGCGCTCGCTGCGTCAGCTGGCGACCCGCGCGGCGTAG
- a CDS encoding DUF4349 domain-containing protein — translation MTQTSGPRLRHLSALAVAAALLAGCSGGAESAGSDAESAGGDAIAVDTAASQQLRDRAGATPAALETQEKVVSTGTVAVSSRHVERALRRVSLVVDQYGGQVGNERTETDDDGAPVWARLVVRVPVEEFDGALADLKQIGRLQSSSRRSTVVTAEYVDLEARVRAQERSLRRVELLYRRAQSIRDIMAIEGEVATRQAELDSLKGRLRVLDDKTQLSTITVHVEQRTTATAPEPEQAGFLAGLRAGWDGLTGLLVGAATLLGAVLPFTLVLLPLGLLAWLGLRRFRNARRPA, via the coding sequence ATGACCCAGACCTCCGGCCCCCGGCTGCGGCACCTCAGCGCCCTGGCCGTCGCGGCCGCCCTCCTCGCGGGCTGCTCCGGAGGCGCGGAGTCGGCCGGGAGCGACGCGGAGTCGGCCGGGGGCGACGCGATCGCCGTCGACACGGCGGCATCGCAGCAGCTCCGGGACCGGGCCGGCGCCACCCCCGCTGCGCTGGAGACTCAAGAGAAGGTGGTCTCGACCGGGACCGTGGCGGTCTCCAGCCGGCACGTCGAGCGGGCGCTGCGTCGGGTGTCGCTGGTCGTGGACCAGTACGGCGGCCAGGTCGGCAACGAGCGCACCGAGACCGACGACGACGGCGCCCCGGTGTGGGCGCGACTGGTGGTGCGGGTGCCGGTCGAGGAGTTCGACGGCGCGCTGGCCGACCTCAAGCAGATCGGCCGGTTGCAGTCCTCCTCCCGCAGGTCCACGGTCGTCACGGCGGAGTACGTCGACCTCGAGGCGCGCGTCCGTGCCCAGGAGCGCAGCCTGCGCCGGGTGGAGCTGCTCTACCGCCGCGCGCAGTCGATCCGGGACATCATGGCGATCGAGGGCGAGGTCGCGACCCGGCAGGCCGAGCTGGACTCGCTCAAGGGCCGGCTGCGGGTGCTCGACGACAAGACGCAGCTGTCCACGATCACCGTGCACGTGGAGCAGCGGACGACCGCGACGGCGCCGGAGCCGGAGCAGGCCGGGTTCCTCGCCGGGCTGCGCGCCGGCTGGGACGGCCTCACCGGTCTGCTGGTCGGCGCCGCGACCCTCCTCGGCGCCGTGCTCCCCTTCACCCTCGTCCTGCTGCCGCTGGGTCTGCTCGCCTGGCTGGGGTTGCGCCGATTCCGGAACGCGCGCCGCCCGGCCTAG
- a CDS encoding PaaX family transcriptional regulator C-terminal domain-containing protein produces MAAAPLSARSVVLSLLLGSHPEPLSPAQLTRAGDHFGIPAATLRVALTRAVAAGDLVRADGDYALGARLVGRQRHQDEAVEDAETAWDDAWEMAAVTVTGRTGAARAALRELLTSYRLAELREGLWLRPANLSRPREYAGDPVLATFLGRPDGDPAELAALLWDLDGWAAEGRRLVDALAATAEPAPRLAAAAHLVRHLAHDPLLPSALLPPDWPGALMRSTYADYQGELRDLSGVN; encoded by the coding sequence ATGGCTGCGGCTCCCCTCTCGGCGCGCTCGGTCGTGCTCTCTCTGCTGCTGGGGTCGCACCCCGAGCCGCTCTCGCCCGCCCAGCTCACCCGGGCCGGCGACCACTTCGGCATCCCGGCCGCCACACTGCGGGTCGCGCTGACCCGCGCCGTCGCGGCGGGCGACCTGGTGCGGGCGGACGGCGACTACGCCCTGGGGGCCCGGCTGGTCGGCCGTCAGCGCCACCAGGACGAGGCGGTCGAGGACGCCGAGACCGCGTGGGACGATGCGTGGGAGATGGCCGCGGTGACCGTCACCGGGCGCACCGGGGCCGCGCGCGCCGCCCTGCGCGAGCTGCTGACGTCGTACCGCCTCGCCGAGCTGCGCGAGGGGCTGTGGCTGCGACCGGCGAACCTGAGCCGCCCGCGGGAGTACGCCGGCGACCCGGTGCTCGCCACCTTCCTCGGCCGGCCCGACGGCGACCCCGCCGAGCTCGCGGCGCTGCTGTGGGACCTCGACGGCTGGGCGGCCGAGGGCCGGCGACTGGTCGACGCGCTCGCGGCCACCGCCGAGCCGGCACCCCGGCTGGCCGCGGCCGCCCACCTGGTGCGGCACCTGGCGCACGACCCGCTGCTGCCGTCGGCACTGTTGCCGCCCGATTGGCCGGGCGCCCTGATGCGGTCGACCTACGCCGACTACCAGGGCGAGCTGCGGGACCTGTCGGGCGTGAACTAG
- the hemE gene encoding uroporphyrinogen decarboxylase, with amino-acid sequence MSTLADSPFLQAARGEQGERTPVWFMRQAGRSLPEYLAVREGVGMLESCMDPELVVEITLQPVRRYGVDAAIFFSDIVLPLKAVGVDLDIKPGVGPVIADPVRTLADVEAIPDLTADHVPFITEAVRGLVGELGSTPLIGFAGAPFTVASYLVEGGPSKDHARTKAMMFGAPDVWDALMRKIAGIAAEYLRVQVEAGASAVQLFDSWAGALTPRDYAASVQPHSARVLAAAGELGVPRIHFGVGTGNLLGLMGEAGADVVGVDWRTPLDAAIGQVGGRAVQGNLDPTLVFAPTEVMLERAGEVLEAGRAAPGHIFNLGHGVIPATDPDQLKRLTEFVQSWRPTSEPSSSSPEPSPPSSPGPSASA; translated from the coding sequence GTGAGCACCCTCGCCGACTCCCCGTTCCTCCAGGCCGCCCGCGGCGAGCAGGGCGAGCGGACGCCGGTGTGGTTCATGCGCCAGGCGGGCCGGTCGCTGCCGGAGTACCTCGCCGTCCGCGAGGGCGTCGGCATGCTCGAGTCCTGCATGGACCCCGAGCTGGTCGTGGAGATCACCCTGCAGCCCGTGCGCAGGTACGGCGTCGACGCGGCCATCTTCTTCTCCGACATCGTGCTGCCGCTCAAGGCGGTCGGGGTGGACCTCGACATCAAGCCCGGCGTCGGCCCGGTGATCGCCGACCCCGTGCGCACGCTGGCCGACGTCGAGGCGATCCCCGACCTCACCGCCGACCACGTCCCCTTCATCACCGAGGCGGTCCGCGGCCTCGTCGGCGAGCTCGGCTCGACCCCGCTCATCGGCTTCGCCGGCGCCCCGTTCACCGTCGCGTCCTATCTCGTCGAGGGCGGCCCTTCGAAGGACCACGCCCGCACCAAGGCGATGATGTTCGGCGCCCCCGACGTGTGGGACGCGCTGATGCGCAAGATCGCCGGCATCGCGGCCGAGTACCTCCGCGTCCAGGTCGAGGCCGGTGCCTCGGCGGTGCAGCTCTTCGACTCCTGGGCGGGCGCGCTCACACCTCGGGACTACGCCGCCTCCGTGCAGCCGCACTCCGCGCGCGTGCTGGCCGCCGCCGGCGAGCTGGGGGTGCCGCGGATCCACTTCGGCGTCGGCACCGGCAACCTGCTGGGCCTGATGGGGGAGGCCGGCGCGGACGTCGTGGGCGTCGACTGGCGCACCCCGCTGGACGCGGCGATCGGCCAGGTCGGCGGCCGGGCGGTGCAGGGCAACCTGGACCCGACCCTGGTCTTCGCGCCGACCGAGGTGATGCTCGAGCGCGCGGGGGAGGTGCTGGAGGCCGGGCGCGCCGCGCCGGGGCACATCTTCAACCTTGGCCACGGGGTGATCCCCGCGACCGACCCCGATCAGCTCAAGCGGCTCACCGAGTTCGTGCAGTCGTGGCGGCCGACTTCTGAGCCGTCGTCCTCTTCGCCGGAGCCTTCGCCGCCTTCTTCGCCGGGGCCTTCCGCTTCTGCTTGA
- a CDS encoding ribonuclease D, producing MPDSEETPPEAERPQAPLLLLRDGLTDVVDTPEELTATATGLAAGSGPLAIDAERASGYRYTNRAYLIQLRREGAGTSLIDPIAFDSVAEIQQATAGTEWILHAATQDLPCLREVGLRPTSLFDTELAGRLLGYPRVGLATLVEELLGQRMRKEHSAVDWSTRPLPSPWLEYAALDVEVLVELRDVLAAQLAEAGKEEWARQEFEHLLSFEPVVRKEAWRRTSGAHKVRGRRGLAAVRELWLTRDRIAQQRDVAPGRIIPDSALVAAARAMPTSVRALIATDGFHGRGARRYGREWIAALDRAREMEEKELPSRAGGRSDGPPQPRVWAEKDPVAAARLTRARATVAELAEELNLPTENLITPDSLRRLLWEPPATRGEDLSQAVDAQLASYDVRPWQRELTVPLLVEAVLAAESEQQTD from the coding sequence ATGCCCGACTCCGAGGAGACCCCGCCCGAGGCCGAGCGCCCCCAGGCCCCCCTGCTGCTGCTGCGCGACGGCCTCACCGACGTGGTCGACACCCCCGAGGAGCTCACGGCGACCGCGACCGGGCTGGCCGCGGGCTCCGGGCCGCTGGCGATCGACGCCGAGAGGGCGTCCGGCTACCGGTACACGAACCGCGCCTACCTCATCCAGCTGCGCCGCGAGGGCGCCGGCACCTCCCTGATCGACCCGATCGCGTTCGATTCGGTCGCGGAGATCCAGCAGGCGACCGCGGGCACGGAGTGGATCCTGCACGCCGCCACCCAGGACCTACCCTGCCTGCGCGAGGTGGGGCTGCGGCCGACCAGCCTTTTCGACACCGAGCTCGCCGGGCGACTGCTCGGCTATCCGCGGGTCGGGCTGGCCACCCTGGTCGAGGAGCTGCTCGGCCAGCGGATGCGCAAGGAGCACTCGGCGGTGGACTGGTCGACCCGGCCGCTGCCCTCGCCCTGGTTGGAGTACGCCGCCCTCGACGTCGAGGTGCTGGTCGAGCTGCGCGACGTGCTCGCCGCCCAGCTCGCCGAGGCCGGCAAGGAGGAGTGGGCACGGCAGGAGTTCGAGCACCTGCTCTCCTTCGAGCCGGTGGTGCGCAAGGAGGCGTGGCGGCGTACGTCGGGCGCCCACAAGGTGCGCGGCCGCCGGGGACTGGCCGCGGTGCGGGAGCTGTGGCTGACCCGGGACCGGATCGCCCAGCAGCGCGACGTGGCCCCCGGCCGGATCATCCCCGACTCCGCGCTCGTCGCCGCGGCGCGGGCGATGCCCACCTCGGTGCGCGCGCTGATCGCCACCGACGGCTTCCACGGACGCGGAGCGCGCCGCTACGGCCGCGAGTGGATCGCCGCCCTGGACCGGGCGCGCGAGATGGAGGAGAAGGAGCTCCCCAGCCGCGCCGGCGGGCGCAGCGACGGTCCGCCCCAGCCGCGGGTCTGGGCGGAGAAGGACCCGGTCGCTGCGGCTCGCCTCACCCGTGCCCGCGCCACGGTCGCCGAGCTCGCCGAGGAGCTGAACCTCCCGACGGAGAACCTGATCACCCCCGACAGCCTGCGGCGACTGCTCTGGGAGCCGCCCGCCACGCGCGGGGAGGACCTGAGCCAGGCCGTCGACGCCCAGCTCGCGTCGTACGACGTGCGCCCCTGGCAGCGCGAGCTCACCGTGCCCCTGCTCGTCGAGGCCGTCCTGGCCGCCGAGTCTGAGCAGCAGACGGATTGA
- the sfnG gene encoding dimethylsulfone monooxygenase SfnG, translating into MPDLDPTRREPVKFAYWVPNVSGGLVVSTIEQRTDWGYEYNKTLAQLAEQNGFDYALTQVRYMASYGAAYQHESTSFSLALLLATERLKVISAIHPGLWQPGVLAKWIATADHLSGGRAAINVVSGWFKDEFTKLGEPWLEHGERYRRAEEFIRYVREIWTSEHAEFNGDFYRLHDFDLKPKPLASEGRPHPEIFQGGNSTDAKGMAGRVSDWYFANGNTPDGFEEQVRDVRDVAQVHGREGDVRFALNGFMIARDTEAEAKDVLREIVAKADREAVEGFGAAVKQAGSSTGDGKGMWADSNFEDLVQYNDGFRTGLIGTPEQVAERIVELKRRGADLILCGFLHFHDDVRYFGENVLPLVREMEAAEREPAR; encoded by the coding sequence ATGCCCGACCTCGATCCGACCCGCCGCGAGCCGGTGAAGTTCGCCTACTGGGTGCCCAACGTCAGCGGTGGGCTGGTGGTCAGCACCATCGAGCAGCGCACCGACTGGGGGTATGAGTACAACAAGACCCTGGCCCAGCTCGCCGAGCAGAACGGCTTCGACTACGCCCTGACCCAGGTGCGCTACATGGCGTCGTACGGCGCCGCCTACCAGCACGAGTCCACCAGCTTCAGCCTGGCGCTGCTGCTGGCCACCGAGCGGCTGAAGGTGATCTCCGCGATCCACCCGGGCCTGTGGCAGCCGGGCGTGCTGGCCAAGTGGATCGCCACCGCCGACCACCTCTCGGGCGGCCGCGCCGCGATCAACGTCGTCTCCGGCTGGTTCAAGGACGAGTTCACCAAGCTGGGCGAGCCCTGGCTCGAGCACGGCGAGCGCTACCGCCGCGCGGAGGAGTTCATCCGCTACGTCCGGGAGATCTGGACCTCCGAGCACGCGGAGTTCAACGGCGACTTCTACCGCCTGCACGACTTCGACCTCAAGCCCAAGCCGCTGGCCTCCGAGGGCCGCCCGCACCCGGAGATCTTCCAGGGCGGCAACTCCACCGACGCCAAGGGCATGGCCGGCCGGGTCAGCGACTGGTACTTCGCCAACGGCAACACCCCCGACGGCTTCGAGGAGCAGGTGCGCGACGTCCGTGACGTCGCCCAGGTGCACGGCCGCGAGGGCGACGTCCGCTTCGCCCTCAACGGCTTCATGATCGCCCGCGACACCGAGGCCGAGGCCAAGGACGTGCTGCGCGAGATCGTCGCCAAGGCCGACCGCGAGGCGGTGGAGGGCTTCGGCGCGGCGGTCAAGCAGGCCGGCAGCTCCACCGGCGACGGCAAGGGCATGTGGGCCGACTCGAACTTCGAGGACCTGGTGCAGTACAACGACGGCTTCCGCACCGGCCTCATCGGCACCCCCGAGCAGGTCGCGGAGCGGATCGTCGAGCTCAAGCGCCGCGGCGCGGACCTCATCCTGTGTGGCTTCCTGCACTTCCACGACGACGTGCGCTACTTCGGCGAGAACGTGCTGCCGCTGGTCCGCGAGATGGAGGCGGCGGAGCGGGAGCCGGCCCGATGA
- a CDS encoding DUF3000 domain-containing protein has protein sequence MAVRQDAPPGTGAGETPREFAEAVRALRTARLRPEVTSEEMPAPQRIAPFATALSADVTVDAEEIATGRLVLLHDPDGNDAWGGTFRCVAYVRADLDPEMITDPLLAAVGWDWLTEALEAHGARFTAPSGSVTRVATESFGGMADEEATAQIEIRASWTPCDAAGASYDVVPEVAAHVEAWGELLCTAAGLEPVPEGVTSMPSRRGQRGGGR, from the coding sequence ATGGCCGTGCGTCAGGACGCGCCCCCGGGGACGGGCGCGGGTGAGACGCCTCGCGAGTTCGCCGAGGCGGTCCGTGCGCTGCGCACGGCGCGGCTGCGACCCGAGGTGACCTCGGAGGAGATGCCGGCCCCGCAGCGGATCGCCCCCTTCGCGACCGCGCTGTCCGCGGACGTCACCGTGGACGCCGAGGAGATCGCGACCGGCCGGCTGGTGCTGCTACACGATCCCGACGGGAACGACGCCTGGGGCGGTACCTTCCGGTGTGTGGCCTATGTCCGCGCTGACCTCGACCCGGAGATGATCACCGACCCGCTGCTCGCGGCCGTCGGGTGGGACTGGCTGACCGAGGCCCTGGAGGCGCACGGCGCCCGGTTCACCGCACCCTCGGGCAGCGTGACCCGGGTCGCGACCGAGAGCTTCGGCGGGATGGCGGACGAGGAGGCCACCGCCCAGATCGAGATCCGCGCCTCCTGGACCCCCTGCGACGCCGCGGGGGCGTCGTACGACGTCGTGCCCGAGGTGGCCGCGCACGTCGAGGCCTGGGGCGAGCTGCTGTGCACGGCGGCCGGGTTGGAGCCGGTGCCCGAGGGCGTCACGAGCATGCCCAGTCGTCGCGGGCAGCGCGGCGGCGGGCGCTAG